TCGACCGTGGAAGACGACATCGACCGCGCGCTCGCTCGCGGGCGCGATGTCGACGACCCGGAGCGCGAAACCGCCTGACGAAACCGCTCGACCGAACCCTTATGTTCCCAACCTCCTAAGTCAAAATAGATGACACTCGTTCCGCTACAGGTGTTCACGCTCGCCCCGGCCATCGTGGTGTTGTTGGTGTTGGCGCTCGCCATCATCACCGTCTATAGCGCCATCGAGATCGTCAACGCCTACGAGAAGCGTGCGCTCACCGTGTTGGGTGACTACCGGAAGTTGCTCGAACCCGGCATCAACTTCGTGCCGCCGTTCGTCAACAAGACGTATCCGTTCGACATGCGCACCCAGACCCTCGACGTCCCCCGTCAGGAGGCCATCACGCGGGACAACTCGCCCGTGACCGCCGACGCGGTGGTCTACATTAAGGTGATGGACGCGAAGAAGGCCTTCCTCGAAGTGGACGACTACAAGCGTGCGGTCTCGAACCTCGCTCAGACCACTCTCCGGGCAGTCTTGGGCGACATGGACCTCGACGACACGCTGAGCAAGCGCTCGGAGATCAACGGCCGCATCCGCAAGGAACTCGACGAACCCACCGACGAGTGGGGCGTCCGCGTCGAATCGGTCGAGGTGCGCGAGGTGAACCCGTCACCCGACGTCCAGCAGGCGATGGAACAGCAGACCTCCGCCGAGCGCCGCCGGCGTGCGATGATCCTCGAAGCGCAGGGTGAACGCCGGAGCGCCGTCGAGAGCGCCGAGGGTGAGAAACAGTCGAACATCATCCGCGCACAGGGTGAAAAGCAGAGCCAGATCCTCGAAGCGCAGGGT
This region of Halococcus sediminicola genomic DNA includes:
- a CDS encoding SPFH domain-containing protein, with translation MTLVPLQVFTLAPAIVVLLVLALAIITVYSAIEIVNAYEKRALTVLGDYRKLLEPGINFVPPFVNKTYPFDMRTQTLDVPRQEAITRDNSPVTADAVVYIKVMDAKKAFLEVDDYKRAVSNLAQTTLRAVLGDMDLDDTLSKRSEINGRIRKELDEPTDEWGVRVESVEVREVNPSPDVQQAMEQQTSAERRRRAMILEAQGERRSAVESAEGEKQSNIIRAQGEKQSQILEAQGDSVSTVLRAKSAESMGERAVIERGMETLQSMGESESTTFVLPQELTSMLGRYGKHLTGSDVTESNDDLQSLDFDAETRELIGLDNIDEILGNIDEEAELDVEEMEQEAEAIKTGQATGDIQDPDDVIAEMDDSDETEGDKSMEGPSVTDDEEGELEPETN